In Panicum virgatum strain AP13 chromosome 4N, P.virgatum_v5, whole genome shotgun sequence, a single window of DNA contains:
- the LOC120668622 gene encoding serine/arginine repetitive matrix protein 2-like, which produces MASAVASNLPPPPAAPAAVPYGWLSPRVSFSRDAQGADMMEPAAATPEPAISKDFIDFEFSLGGSATMLPADELFADGKLLPLRKAAPLPDPEAAAAAAAPPPARAEAAMPAPAEPVKPLRAAAVAAADGTADPYVFSPKAPSCSSRWRELLGLKRAAAAQSPSAKPSPSPSPAAAAARTPAARAANSAAARSLKLMLQRNTGRASGASASDLASAPLLRDSSDSEASLSLASSRFSLSSSSSSSGHDHDDVPRLSLDSAAAAADPNPPRIRLVRSSQHRHSTSGSSTRAGRSPARRRPSPPPPPRCPSVDSPRMNSSGKIVFQGLERSSSSPCSFHAASKSRSRAVDRSYSSGVRVAPVVLNVPVCSRPVFGFFKDKKDSAAAKDASAAAAARSRSSLGRKAQGWSGELPRSSG; this is translated from the coding sequence atGGCCTCCGCCGTCGCGAGTAACCtccccccgccgcccgccgcgcccgccgccgtgccgtaCGGGTGGCTCAGCCCGCGCGTGTCCTTCAGCCGCGACGCGCAGGGCGCGGACATGATGGagcccgccgcggccacgcccgaGCCGGCCATCTCCAAGGACTTCATCGACTTCGAGTTCAGCCTCGGCGGGTCCGCCACCATGCTCCCCGCGGACGAGCTGTTCGCGGACGGCAAGCTGCTGCCGCTGCGGAAGGCGGCGCCTTTGCCGGATCCGGAggccgcggctgcggcggcggccccgccccCGGCGCGGGCTGAGGCGGCAATGCCGGCGCCCGCGGAGCCGGTCAAGCCCCTCCGCGCCGCGGCGGTCGCGGCGGCCGACGGGACCGCCGACCCCTACGTGTTCTCGCCCAAGGCGCCCAGCTGCTCCAGCCGGTGGCGCGAGCTGCTCGGGCTCAAgagggccgcggccgcgcagaGTCCCAGCGCGaagccctcgccctcgccgtcgccagcagccgcggcggcgaggaccccCGCAGCGAGGGCGGCgaactccgcggcggcgaggtcgctcAAGCTCATGCTCCAGCGGAACACCGGGCGCGCGTCGGGGGCCTCGGCGTCGGACCTCGCGTCGGCGCCGCTGCTCCGCGACAGCTCCGACTCGGAGGCGTCGCTCTCCCTCGCGTCCTCCCGCTTCTCgctctcctcgtcgtcgtcctcctcgggcCACGACCACGACGACGTACCCCGCCTCTCCctcgactccgccgccgccgccgccgacccgaaCCCGCCCCGCATCCGCCTGGTCCGCTCCTCCCAGCACCGCCACTCGACCTCCGGTAGCTCCACCCGCGCCGGCCGCAgccccgcgcggcgccgccctTCGCCGCCCCCACCCCCGCGCTGCCCCTCCGTGGACTCCCCGCGCATGAACTCCTCCGGCAAGATCGTGTTCCAGGGCCTGGAGCGCAGCTCCAGCTCCCCCTGCAGCTTCCACGCGGCGTCCAAGTCCCGGTCCCGCGCGGTGGACCGGTCCTACTCCTCCGGCGTCCGCGTGGCGCCCGTGGTGCTCAACGTGCCCGTGTGCTCCCGCCCCGTGTTCGGGTTCTTCAAGGACAAGAAGGACTCCGCCGCGGCCAAGgacgcctcggcggcggcggcggcgaggtcccgGTCGTCGCTGGGGCGGAAGGCGCAAGGGTGGAGCGGCGAGCTGCCGAGATCCTCCGGCTGA